Below is a genomic region from Ferrimicrobium sp..
CCCGGATGTGTTCGACAACTGCTTGCCGAACAGCCTCGGAGACCGACTGGTTGTCAGCCTTGGCGACTACCTCAAGCGCCTCGGCGGTTGGGCCTGGAAGTCGGATGGTGGTGGTGTGTATATTCATGGCATCACTATAGCACGGATACTGCTTGTGACCTCAGCGGTCCGGCCAGCTGTAGAGTGTCCCAGGACCAACCAATGCTTAGGATAATCTCCACGTCCGCTTCACCCAACAATTGTGTCCGAGCACGTCCCACCCAGTCCGAGGCTATCTCAGCACCCTTGCCGAAACGCCTCAATGAGCTGCAACGATGAGACGTACTCGGACACTATGACTACCAGCTCGGACACTTTGTGAACACCTCATAATCCCTTGGTCGTGGGTTCGAATCCCACCGGGCCCATCAGCTCAGGCCCTGTGTTAACCCTGTGGACTTGCCAGAAAACCCGACGAGCCCCCAAAGTGGCTATGGCGTCAGCGAAACGAGTGCCCGTTTCAACCATGCGACCTTCGCAGCGATGTAGCTCTCCACAAGCGTGGAAGCTGAAGGCCTTTTGGAATACGAGCGCTTGTCTCGTCTCCACTCCGCTCACCCCTCTCCTACTTCAGGTGGATCGAAAGGCGTTCAACTTTCCATAATCCCATCGCCTACGCCACCTACCGCGGTTTGGATCACCGAACCGGTGAAGGAGGTAGCTGATTCACTGGAATAATTCAAAGTGTGTCGAAGAGCTTGATAGCCGTGGGACGATGATGATTAGCATACGAGATATCAAAGGGGGTCATTATAGTGAGGCTCACGACCATTATGCGGGAGGGCGTGATGCGCATAACACACAGGAAACTCGTCATGATGGTTGCATCTCTAGTCTTGGTCTTCGCTGTAGCTGGGAGCTTCGCACTGACGAGGAGATCTGCGCCACGCCTTGTCCCACTCAAGTCGATACCGACCTCCAAGAACACGGGGGGTCCACCGTGGGAGCCATCTCAGCGTGGAGGCGCGACCAGAAGTGCGGTGGTAAGCTCTCCGCTTTGTACGTCGAGCCAGCTTGAGACGCAGTACTGGACAAGCTTGCCGGGATTTGACAACCAGATGAGTGGCTTCAATTTCATCAATAGGTCAGGACAGGCATGTTCGCTGCCAGTGTATCCTTCCTTTCTGTATCTGGCAAATGCCGACGGCACCCCAGCGACGATGCCGCTGCTACCCGGTCCGGCGGGGACAAAGGGATCGAGCGACTTCTTGGCCTACGGGTCCTCTTTGGCTCCCGCGACA
It encodes:
- a CDS encoding ribbon-helix-helix protein, CopG family; translation: MNIHTTTIRLPGPTAEALEVVAKADNQSVSEAVRQAVVEHIRARRADPEFQKSLHHLLDSQREVFERLADL